A single genomic interval of Prionailurus viverrinus isolate Anna chromosome A2, UM_Priviv_1.0, whole genome shotgun sequence harbors:
- the IGFBP3 gene encoding insulin-like growth factor-binding protein 3 has protein sequence MQRARPALWAAALTALALLRGPPAARAGAGAAGAGPVVRCEPCDARALAQCAPPPAASACSELVREPGCGCCLTCALREGQPCGVYTERCGAGLRCQPPPGEPRPLQALLDGRGLCTNASAAGRLRAYLLPAPPTPGNSSESEEEHSAGSMQGQPFPSTHRLPDTKLQPLHTKMDVIKKGHAKDSQRYKLDYESQSTDTQNFSSESKRETEYGPCRREVEDTLNRLKFLDTLSPRGIHIPNCDRKGFYKKKQCRPSKGRKRGFCWCVDKYGQPLPGFDARGKGDVHCYSMDSK, from the exons ATGCAGCGGGCGCGCCCTGCGCTCTGGGCCGCGGCGCTGACCGCGCTGGCGCTACTCCGCGGGCCGCCGGCGGCTCGGGCCGGCGCgggcgcggcgggcgcgggcCCCGTGGTGCGCTGCGAGCCGTGCGACGCGCGCGCTCTGGCCCAGTgcgcgccgccgcccgccgcgtCCGCGTGCTCCGAGCTGGTGCGGGAGCCCGGCTGCGGCTGCTGCCTGACGTGCGCCCTGCGCGAGGGCCAGCCGTGCGGCGTCTACACCGAGCGCTGCGGTGCTGGCCTCCGCTGCCAGCCGCCGCCCGGCGAGCCGCGCCCGCTGCAGGCGCTGCTGGACGGCCGCGGGCTCTGCACCAACGCCAGCGCCGCCGGCCGCCTGCGCGCCTACCTGCTGCCCGCGCCGCCCACGCCAG GAAACAGCAGTGAGTCGGAGGAGGAGCACAGTGCGGGGAGCATGCAGGGCCAGCCCTTCCCCAGCACACACCGGCTGCCTGACACCAAGCTCCAGCCCCTGCACACCAAGATGGATGTCATCAAGAAGGGCCATGCCAAGGACAGCCAGCGCTACAAGCTGGACTACGAGTCCCAGAGCACTGACACCCAGAACTTCTCCTCCGAGTCCAAGCGGGAGACGGAATAT GGGCCCTGCCGCCGGGAGGTGGAGGACACCCTGAACCGCCTCAAGTTCTTGGACACGCTCAGCCCCAGGGGCATCCACATCCCCAACTGCGACAGGAAGGGCTTCTACAAGAAAAAGCAG TGCCGCCCGTCCAAGGGCAGGAAGCGAGGCTTCTGCTGGTGCGTGGACAAGTACGGGCAGCCGCTGCCAGGCTTCGACGCCAGGGGGAAGGGTGACGTTCACTGCTACAGCATGGACAGCAAGTAG